From the genome of Pseudomonas migulae:
GGCGATGTTGCAGAGCATGGCCGGGGCCAAACAACAGGGTCATGAAAAACTGGCGGCTGAATATGCTGAGGCCGTCGCCGCACTTGAGGCTGCTGAGGGGGCCGTTGGCGGTAGTCAGCAAAATCTGGAGAAGCTGCGCGAGAGAGTCCAGCAATGCCAGGGCTTGCTGGACGAGAGCGAGGCGCGTCTGGCGAAGCTGGACCCCGAGTCACCCGAGTATGCGAGTGAATTGGCGCTTCGTAATCAGCTCAAGGGCGAGCTGGCGAATCATACCCAGGCCTTTGAAAAAGCCACCGATGCCCACCTCAAACTGATCGAAACCGCCAATGCCGCCGCTAAAGTCCTCGCGGTCGTGACCGCAAAAGTCCTCGAAACAGGTGTCGGCGGACCGCAGGTTAAACAATCGGATGAAAAGGCGCTGAGCAGCAGTGCACTGGCGCTGTTGAACCGCTTGAAGATCATCGAGTTGCTCGGCGAGTCGGCTCAGAACAAGGAGGAGCTCAGCCAAGAGCTGTTTCTGGAATTGCAGGCCAAGTTGCAGGAAAAAATGCAGCTCGAGTCGGACAAGTACCTGGAAGAGGTCCGAAAAGCCGAAGCGTTGCAGAAGACCATGGGCTGCATCGGCAAAATCGTTGGCGCGCTTGTCTCCATCGCCACCATTGCAGCCGGCGTTCTGACCGCCAACCCGGTGCTCGTTGCGGTGGGGGTGATCGGGGCTGCGGTCATGATTGCGGACGAGGTGGTCAAGGAACTGACAGGTGTGTCGTTCATGGCGGAAGCGATGAAGCCGCTGATGACGGTCATGCAGGAAGCCATCAGCTTCTTTACCGATCTCTACACCAAGGTGCTGGTGGCGGTGGGCGTCGACCCCGAAACGGCGAAGGAGATCGCGCAAATCGCCGGCATGATCGCGGGCATCGCCGCCACCATTGCAGCCATCGCATTGGCGGCCATTGTGGGGGCTCAGGTGATTGGGCCGATGCTCGGCGCGGTCGCGTCAAAACTGGCAACGGTGGTGTCCCAGGCTGCACCTGCAGCGGTGCAGGCCATGAAACAGATGGCTTCCTCGGTCGGCAACACGCTGACCCAGATGCTGACTCAATTGCGCGGCTTCATCACCAACGGCGCTGATCCCGTAGCCCTGGCCCGTTACGCCAACATTGTCGAAATCGCTCGAGCCCTTACCGAGTTCGGCGGCGTGGCGGCGCAAGGCGGACTTGGCGTCAAAAGCGGCATGCATCAGGCGCAGGCGGCCGAACTCCTGGCGAATGTGAAGGTGCGCATGGCAATCAGCGAAGCCATTGCCGCCTACCTCACTCAAGTGGTCGAAGACTACGGCAAGGCGATGCAAGACCGGACCCGGCATATCGAACATGTTTTTTCCGATCTGCAACGCAGCCATTCCGTCAGCCTGCAAATGGCTCGGTACGCCTGAACTTGCTCATAAAAAGGAATTCGTCATGTCTCATATAAACGCAACCCATGTGCGCACGCCTGCAGTCCCGGCGCACGATCCGGTCAACGATGCCGGCCTGAGCGAGTTGGTTGCTCAGGAACAGTTCTCCAAGGACCTCAAAGGAAAAAGGCTTTTACAACCGGCTCTGTCAGACGGGAGCGTTGCAAAGCAAATACTCCAGAGCGGTAACTCGACATTTCCTACGGTGCAGGAGCTTGAGCGCGCGATCGATGCTTATCAACCCACCGAATTCGACTGGCAAGACTTCACTGCCGCCCTGCTGTTGGTCAGCGATGAAGTGCGTAACGATCTGATCTTCGATCCGGGGGCCTGGGAAAAACACGCCAACGTGCTGATCGCCGCGATCATCGCGGTCAACATTTCGCGGGTCGCCAACGCTGTACTGCGCGGGCATTACAGTGTGATGCACGCTGAAGCCGGCAAATTCCAGGGCGAGGCCATCATGGAATCCGGCAGGGCGGCGATATACAGCGCCATCACGGCTGCGGCTGTCTCCGGTGCAATCGCCGGGTTTGCCATGTTCAAGACCTTTCAAGGGCTTGGGCTCAAACATGCTGATATCAGCCTGCATAAACGCAACGCCCTGGACGCCAGCAACATCGAACGTGACCTTACACGTGATCGCAACCGCACTGACTGGAACCCGGAAACGACCTACAAGATAACGGTGTTCGATGATTTCGGGCGAATGAAATCAGTGAATTTCAAACCTCAGGGTTCGACCCTTACACCCAAGGAGCAGCAATGGTTCAACGAAGAAATTTCCAAGGCACAGAAGGTTGGCCAAGCGTCGGACTGGCTCAGCCAGATGGGCAGTAAAGGCATTGAAAGGAAACTCGAAATCGGTCGAGCGCTCAGCGCGATGTCGATGGGCATGAGTCAGGTGGTCTCCACCATGGTTCGCATGGCCGAGCATGCGGCGCGGCAGGAAGAGGTATTGCAACAAAGTGTGCAAAACACACAGAAGAGCTTGAGCGATGAAGTCGGGGCAAAAGACTCGGCTGATGCGGCGCTCTTGCAAAAATTCATGGACATGGTGATGCAGCTATTTCAATCGCGGATTGAAGTCATTGGTAAAATGGCTTGAGTAGGGGAATACAATGATAATTACGAACTTCACACCTAAAGCAGTTCATTCGCCGATCGATTTGAACGTTGTCACCGACGCTCCTTTACCATCCGAAATGCCTTTCGAGGCTCAAGCCGCTTTTTCCCTGGGGCAATTGCTGGACCGTTCGGCAAAGGAATTGAATCGCCATCTTGGAAGTATGCTCAAGTGCCAACCGGGCGCTGAAAAAATGTATGACGCATTGGTGGCGGGCGGAGCTGCGGAACTCCTGATTGCCGAGTTTGGCGAGCAGGTTCACGCCCGACGCATTCGTTCGCTAATGTGGGTACAGCAATTGCGCCAGTCTGGCGCGGGGATGACGCATTGCCGGGAAACGCTGCCCATGGAACAGCGTCAGCACCTCGACGTTGCTCAGGCGCGTATTCTGCTTGATCTGCAAGAAAGGTTCCCGCCGCCAACGGAACTAGCCGAGGAGTTCAAGCAGAACATCAGTTCATCGAATGATTTCTTCGACAAACTGCTGGAGTTGATCGACCTGATCAAAAACGGCTATCTGGCCGGTTATGAACATGTCATCGCGGCCTATTCAGAGTTCTTCAAGGAATTCAACGAAGCAATTACTGCCAAAATGAAGGAATGGATTACCGGTGTTGATGACGGTAAAAAAGTCGATTTGAACGTCGGTGCGTTGAGAAGAGAGCTTGATAAACTTATCGTAAAATACTCACCCCCCAACCCGGGAGCCGTTTTGTTCCCGGCTCCTGGAAAAGCAGGTGCGACCAAGGAAGAGGCAGACAATTGGCGCAAAGCACTGGGCTTGCCTGACAGTTGTCTCATACAAAATGATGACGGTACGTACAGCGTGGTGATGGATATCAGCCCACTAACGACCATGCGCGGCAGCTTGCCAGGCGGTAACACGGTCAGGTGGGATACCGCCAAATTCCAGGCCTGGCAAACCGGCTTCAATGCCCAGGAGGAACGCATGAAAAACATGCTGCAATCCTTCACGCAGAAATACTCCAACGCCAACTCTTATCATGACAACTTTAACAAGACGTTGTCTGCGCACCTTAGTCAGTATTCGGACATGCTTAAGGCGATGTTGAATTTTTGATGAGAATAAAAATTCTGTAAGTCAGTGTTTTTTGTGTCGAAGCCAGCCGTAACTTTGGTTCTCAGGGGGGCGGCTGTTTGAGTGCGATTTTGGGACAGTGGAAAAGTTAAATATGCAGGCTGATGATTTTGAAATTGAAAGTCAGATAATAAAGCTGTTGTCGGACTGCCTCTCGCTGGATGGCTGTAATATCGAAAGCAGTTCTCGTTTGGTGGAGGACTTGTTCGTTGACTCGATGAATGTAATAGAAATAGTCATGTTGATTAATGAAGTGTTTGACATCGAATTGCCTCGAGAAGGCGTGGCAGCCTGGAGGACCGTGCAGGATATTTGTTTGTTGGTCGATGCGCTGCTGCAAAAATAACCGATGACCGGTAAATATTCCTACAACTTCTGTTGTGATTTCCTCGGGTGCTTATGGTGAACCTCTGACGGAATAGCCTTGCTCAACTTCCTATAGTCCCGCTGCTTGTCATTTTTGAGCCTGACAAGTTACAGGTTCAATTGCGCCTCAGTACCTTTCTATAGAGAAGTTCCAGAATATGGACAGTGCCACTGATCAACCGCCATTCAGGTCATTCGTTTTCGACCGCTGGCTACTGCAAAGCGATGGAACGCTGATGCGAGATGGACAGGGTGTCCACGTCCCCCCCAAAGAGTTGAACGTACTGCGCCTGCTGCTCGGTTTGGCCGGCACGGTGATCAGCAAGGATCATCTGCTCGATACGGTGTGGCCCGATGCCGATGCCACCGAAGAATCATTGACTCGCTGCATTTACGCCTTGCGCAAGCTGCTCAAGGACAACAAGGATTTCATTGCCACGGTGTACGGCCAGGGTTACCGGTTTACCTGCCCGGTCGTCGCCCTCGACGTGCCGAGCCCGACGAGAACCGCGGCCCCCTCGCTGGCCGTTCTGCCTTTTCGCAATCTGAACGAGTCAGCAGCACTGGATCTGCAGGACGCCATGATCCGCCAGTTGACGACGGCATTCGGCGAGGCGTTGCGTGTTGTCCCCTCGGGTTTGATGGCTGCCTATGGTCAGTTGACCGATGCGCGGTATCTGGTCG
Proteins encoded in this window:
- the sctE gene encoding type III secretion system translocon subunit SctE — encoded protein: MSEIRSTFNPAYAGRLSRAESFEIYGKAASQAARTVDFQKAGQEALAGLMSVSYDGEHRKSTAAAGRPQLHPPLAPNSGKEMEGDLFTLLMAMISELIGEVDVNKLKNRLAMLQSMAGAKQQGHEKLAAEYAEAVAALEAAEGAVGGSQQNLEKLRERVQQCQGLLDESEARLAKLDPESPEYASELALRNQLKGELANHTQAFEKATDAHLKLIETANAAAKVLAVVTAKVLETGVGGPQVKQSDEKALSSSALALLNRLKIIELLGESAQNKEELSQELFLELQAKLQEKMQLESDKYLEEVRKAEALQKTMGCIGKIVGALVSIATIAAGVLTANPVLVAVGVIGAAVMIADEVVKELTGVSFMAEAMKPLMTVMQEAISFFTDLYTKVLVAVGVDPETAKEIAQIAGMIAGIAATIAAIALAAIVGAQVIGPMLGAVASKLATVVSQAAPAAVQAMKQMASSVGNTLTQMLTQLRGFITNGADPVALARYANIVEIARALTEFGGVAAQGGLGVKSGMHQAQAAELLANVKVRMAISEAIAAYLTQVVEDYGKAMQDRTRHIEHVFSDLQRSHSVSLQMARYA
- a CDS encoding cell invasion protein, yielding MSHINATHVRTPAVPAHDPVNDAGLSELVAQEQFSKDLKGKRLLQPALSDGSVAKQILQSGNSTFPTVQELERAIDAYQPTEFDWQDFTAALLLVSDEVRNDLIFDPGAWEKHANVLIAAIIAVNISRVANAVLRGHYSVMHAEAGKFQGEAIMESGRAAIYSAITAAAVSGAIAGFAMFKTFQGLGLKHADISLHKRNALDASNIERDLTRDRNRTDWNPETTYKITVFDDFGRMKSVNFKPQGSTLTPKEQQWFNEEISKAQKVGQASDWLSQMGSKGIERKLEIGRALSAMSMGMSQVVSTMVRMAEHAARQEEVLQQSVQNTQKSLSDEVGAKDSADAALLQKFMDMVMQLFQSRIEVIGKMA
- a CDS encoding IpaD/SipD/SspD family type III secretion system needle tip protein; the encoded protein is MIITNFTPKAVHSPIDLNVVTDAPLPSEMPFEAQAAFSLGQLLDRSAKELNRHLGSMLKCQPGAEKMYDALVAGGAAELLIAEFGEQVHARRIRSLMWVQQLRQSGAGMTHCRETLPMEQRQHLDVAQARILLDLQERFPPPTELAEEFKQNISSSNDFFDKLLELIDLIKNGYLAGYEHVIAAYSEFFKEFNEAITAKMKEWITGVDDGKKVDLNVGALRRELDKLIVKYSPPNPGAVLFPAPGKAGATKEEADNWRKALGLPDSCLIQNDDGTYSVVMDISPLTTMRGSLPGGNTVRWDTAKFQAWQTGFNAQEERMKNMLQSFTQKYSNANSYHDNFNKTLSAHLSQYSDMLKAMLNF
- a CDS encoding phosphopantetheine-binding protein; protein product: MQADDFEIESQIIKLLSDCLSLDGCNIESSSRLVEDLFVDSMNVIEIVMLINEVFDIELPREGVAAWRTVQDICLLVDALLQK